From one Paenibacillus sp. FSL K6-1330 genomic stretch:
- a CDS encoding DUF6809 family protein: MPSFLESLYYGNLNPVEKAVSTDPQYRQLSRQISESMDAWKKRLSDDDFHELEELSDLYRQVQGLEMAASFTDGFRLGATMIIEVYSE, encoded by the coding sequence ATGCCAAGCTTCCTGGAATCCCTATATTACGGAAATTTGAATCCTGTAGAGAAGGCTGTTTCCACCGACCCTCAGTATCGCCAATTGAGTCGGCAAATATCCGAGTCCATGGATGCCTGGAAGAAGAGGCTTTCCGATGATGATTTTCATGAGCTTGAGGAGTTATCAGATTTGTATCGACAAGTACAAGGGCTGGAAATGGCGGCTTCTTTTACTGATGGTTTTAGGCTGGGAGCGACGATGATCATTGAGGTGTACTCTGAATAG
- the smpB gene encoding SsrA-binding protein SmpB: protein MGKKSDGKVLAQNKKASHDYFIEDTYEAGMVLTGTEIKSIRNGRANIGDAFATIRNGEIHIHNMHISPFEQGNRNNPTDPTRTRKLLLHKEQIRKLLGLSKQDGYAIVPLKVYIRNGYAKLLLGLGKGKRQYDKRADAAKKDAQRDIQRALREKQKIAR from the coding sequence ATGGGTAAGAAAAGTGACGGGAAGGTTCTGGCCCAGAACAAAAAAGCTTCCCATGATTATTTCATCGAGGATACGTATGAAGCCGGAATGGTGTTGACCGGAACGGAGATCAAATCCATACGGAACGGCCGTGCCAATATTGGAGATGCGTTCGCAACCATTCGGAATGGCGAGATTCATATCCATAACATGCATATTAGCCCGTTCGAGCAAGGAAACCGTAACAATCCGACGGATCCTACGCGTACACGGAAGCTGCTGCTGCACAAGGAGCAGATCCGCAAGCTGCTGGGCTTGTCCAAGCAGGACGGCTACGCGATTGTACCGCTTAAAGTCTACATCCGGAATGGCTATGCCAAGTTATTGCTGGGCCTGGGTAAAGGTAAGCGTCAGTACGACAAGCGCGCCGATGCCGCCAAGAAAGACGCACAGCGCGATATTCAGCGTGCGCTGCGCGAGAAGCAGAAGATTGCAAGGTAA
- a CDS encoding HNH endonuclease, producing the protein MNHSHDGEEPLITVLNMDGQQLTPCLPHRAWREVERARAVWIDEQTIQLLYNPFLFRYYRKAALKRDHHICLWCGRHATTVDHIIPSSKGGSDLPQNLIASCSECNTKRGNRSALSYLKENAHSVPNLMKLCWRIFLAKYRHRQMKKGSLE; encoded by the coding sequence ATGAATCATAGTCATGATGGAGAGGAACCATTGATAACGGTACTCAATATGGATGGTCAACAACTAACACCATGTTTACCCCATCGGGCTTGGCGGGAAGTTGAGCGAGCGCGAGCTGTCTGGATTGATGAGCAGACGATCCAATTGCTTTATAATCCGTTCTTATTTCGATACTATCGAAAAGCTGCACTGAAACGAGATCATCACATTTGTTTGTGGTGCGGACGCCACGCCACGACAGTGGACCATATTATCCCCTCAAGCAAAGGCGGCTCGGATCTTCCGCAAAACCTGATCGCTTCATGCAGCGAATGCAATACGAAACGAGGAAACCGTTCTGCATTGTCCTATCTCAAAGAAAACGCACACTCTGTTCCAAATCTTATGAAGCTTTGCTGGCGTATCTTTCTAGCTAAATACAGACATCGTCAAATGAAAAAAGGGTCACTTGAGTAA
- a CDS encoding zeta toxin family protein translates to MNKLKPVMTVFAGTNGAGKSTLSMQMRAWLGELVDPDQIARELKPDDPRSVDLSAGREAVKRIRSLIKRQEHFAIETTLSGTFVLKHMQIAKESGYDIVMYYIGLQDVQMHIDRVASRVEQGGHWIAEEDIRFRYGQSLQNLKPALAIADQVFIIDNTNQPTIVAEIAESKLIYCIENIPAWSANVIRDHSW, encoded by the coding sequence ATGAATAAACTAAAACCAGTTATGACGGTTTTTGCAGGAACAAATGGGGCGGGAAAAAGCACGCTCAGTATGCAGATGAGAGCATGGTTAGGCGAGTTGGTTGACCCTGATCAGATTGCCCGTGAACTAAAACCAGATGATCCAAGAAGTGTCGATCTTTCGGCGGGAAGAGAAGCGGTCAAAAGAATCAGATCGTTGATAAAAAGACAGGAGCATTTTGCAATTGAAACTACACTATCAGGTACATTTGTTCTAAAGCATATGCAAATTGCTAAGGAAAGCGGTTATGACATCGTCATGTACTATATTGGACTTCAAGATGTGCAAATGCATATTGACCGTGTGGCCTCTCGTGTCGAGCAGGGTGGACATTGGATTGCAGAAGAGGATATTCGTTTTCGATACGGTCAGTCATTGCAAAATTTAAAGCCTGCACTAGCCATTGCAGATCAGGTTTTTATTATAGATAACACAAACCAACCAACGATTGTTGCTGAAATCGCAGAAAGTAAGCTGATATATTGCATAGAGAATATACCTGCTTGGTCTGCGAATGTTATTAGGGATCATAGTTGGTAG
- the rnr gene encoding ribonuclease R: MITEEILLNFMRETAYKPMTYQELEQHFAIKDAHEFREFLKLLNELEQSGKIILTSTQRYGVPERMNLLRGRLQAHAKGFAFLIPDDREHPDVYIHANDLKSAMNGDIVLIRISSKQNDGGKMEGEVVRIVTRAVTQVVGVFQNHEAYGFVLPDDKRINRDIFIPKHAINGAVDGVKVVVKLVSYPEGRAAAEGEVVEILGHKDDPGVDILSIIRKHQLPEGFPEEVLAEADAAPDAITEEEIVQQGRRDLRGLNIVTIDGEDAKDLDDAVNVERLPNGNYRLGVHIADVSYYVRERSELDKEAYDRGCSVYLVDRVIPMLPHRLSNGICSLNPQVDRLTMSCEMEFNEQMKVVKHDIFTSVIRTKERMTYNNVRKILVDEDPELIERYGDLVEDFRLMRELALKLRNRRMRRGAVDFDFVESKVIVDENGKPVDIVKRERSIAEQIIEEFMLAANETVAEHFHWLKVPFIYRIHEDPDQEKLQNFMAFAANFGHQVKGRGNAIHPRALQNLLEAIQGTKEQTVLSTMMLRSMKQAKYDAESTGHFGLAAEYYSHFTSPIRRYPDLVIHRVIREVLESGGALDEKRHEHLAGRMADIAQQSSERERVAVDAERDTEALKKAEFMLDKVGEEFEGIISSVTSFGMFIELENTVEGLIRLSAMTDDYYHFDEGHMALIGERTSKVYRIGDDVKVRVAKVNMDDHTIDFEMVDMKPRRQGRGDGDRGGNGGRGFGARDGAARGGKGRGGKRGAAEAGAPGGRRNDSAGGQGGRGKRSGEAPAGAGAAAGADEQQASNFAFGSGKGGYSSAGGGALGFDRNARSSGGAGGKNRRKKTAGSGIFIGEGPTPGGNAGGNSGGGGGRKRKSKGGNGTAAFVRKKKK, from the coding sequence ATGATAACTGAAGAAATATTACTGAATTTTATGCGGGAAACTGCATACAAACCGATGACGTACCAGGAATTGGAGCAGCATTTTGCCATTAAGGATGCTCATGAATTCAGGGAATTCTTGAAGCTGCTGAATGAACTTGAACAATCCGGAAAAATCATTCTGACCAGCACCCAGCGTTATGGCGTGCCGGAACGGATGAATTTGCTGCGCGGACGTCTGCAGGCACATGCAAAGGGTTTTGCCTTCTTGATTCCTGATGATCGCGAGCACCCGGATGTGTACATTCATGCCAATGACTTGAAGAGTGCGATGAATGGAGATATCGTGCTTATCCGGATCAGTTCCAAACAGAACGATGGCGGCAAAATGGAAGGCGAAGTGGTCCGTATCGTGACGCGAGCCGTCACCCAAGTCGTGGGTGTATTCCAGAACCATGAAGCCTATGGCTTCGTGCTGCCGGATGATAAGCGGATCAACCGGGATATTTTTATTCCGAAGCATGCGATTAACGGAGCCGTTGATGGCGTGAAGGTCGTGGTGAAGCTGGTCAGCTATCCGGAAGGAAGAGCTGCGGCGGAGGGTGAAGTAGTGGAGATTCTGGGTCACAAGGATGATCCGGGTGTCGACATTCTGTCCATTATCCGCAAGCATCAGCTGCCGGAAGGCTTTCCGGAGGAAGTGCTGGCCGAAGCGGATGCAGCGCCCGATGCCATTACGGAAGAAGAAATCGTACAACAGGGCCGTCGCGATTTGCGCGGTCTGAACATCGTGACGATTGACGGCGAAGATGCCAAGGATCTCGATGATGCGGTGAATGTGGAACGTCTGCCGAACGGGAACTACCGTCTGGGCGTTCACATTGCCGATGTCAGCTATTACGTACGCGAGCGCTCCGAGCTGGATAAGGAAGCTTACGATCGCGGCTGCAGCGTGTATTTGGTGGATCGGGTCATTCCGATGCTGCCGCACCGTCTGTCCAACGGGATTTGCAGTTTGAATCCGCAGGTGGATCGTCTGACGATGTCCTGTGAAATGGAATTCAACGAGCAGATGAAAGTCGTGAAGCACGATATCTTCACCAGTGTTATTCGTACGAAAGAACGGATGACGTACAATAATGTGCGCAAAATCCTCGTCGATGAGGATCCAGAGCTAATCGAGCGCTACGGTGACCTCGTGGAGGATTTCCGTTTGATGCGCGAGCTGGCGCTGAAGCTGCGGAACCGCCGGATGCGCCGGGGCGCGGTGGATTTTGATTTTGTGGAATCCAAGGTCATCGTGGACGAGAACGGCAAGCCCGTGGATATCGTCAAAAGAGAACGCTCCATTGCGGAGCAGATCATTGAGGAATTCATGCTGGCAGCCAACGAAACCGTGGCAGAGCATTTCCACTGGCTCAAAGTACCGTTCATCTACCGGATCCATGAGGACCCGGATCAGGAGAAGCTGCAGAACTTTATGGCGTTTGCGGCCAATTTCGGGCATCAGGTGAAGGGTCGGGGCAACGCGATCCATCCGCGCGCCCTGCAAAACCTGCTGGAAGCCATTCAAGGCACGAAGGAGCAAACGGTGCTCAGCACGATGATGCTCCGTTCGATGAAGCAGGCGAAATATGATGCGGAGAGCACGGGCCACTTCGGTCTTGCTGCGGAATATTACTCTCACTTTACGTCTCCGATTCGGCGTTACCCCGATCTGGTCATTCACCGGGTCATCCGGGAAGTGCTGGAGAGCGGCGGCGCACTCGATGAGAAGCGCCATGAGCATCTGGCCGGCCGGATGGCTGACATCGCTCAGCAATCCTCCGAGCGCGAGCGTGTGGCTGTAGATGCGGAGCGGGATACGGAAGCGCTCAAGAAAGCGGAGTTCATGCTGGATAAGGTCGGCGAAGAGTTCGAAGGCATTATCAGCAGCGTGACCAGCTTCGGCATGTTCATTGAACTGGAGAACACGGTCGAAGGCTTGATTCGTCTCAGCGCGATGACCGACGATTATTATCACTTCGATGAGGGTCATATGGCGCTGATCGGGGAGCGGACCTCGAAGGTATACCGCATCGGTGATGATGTGAAGGTTCGCGTGGCGAAGGTGAACATGGACGATCACACCATCGATTTTGAGATGGTGGATATGAAGCCGCGCCGTCAAGGGCGCGGCGATGGCGACCGCGGCGGCAACGGTGGCCGCGGATTTGGTGCCCGCGATGGCGCAGCCCGCGGGGGTAAGGGCCGCGGCGGTAAGCGCGGCGCGGCTGAAGCTGGCGCGCCAGGCGGACGCCGCAATGACAGCGCCGGCGGCCAGGGTGGCCGCGGCAAGCGCAGCGGCGAGGCACCAGCTGGAGCGGGCGCTGCTGCTGGTGCCGACGAGCAGCAGGCGTCGAACTTCGCCTTTGGCTCCGGCAAAGGCGGCTACAGTTCCGCAGGCGGCGGCGCACTAGGCTTCGATCGTAATGCTCGCAGCTCTGGCGGTGCCGGCGGGAAGAACCGGCGCAAGAAGACGGCGGGCAGCGGCATTTTCATCGGCGAAGGTCCAACTCCAGGCGGCAATGCTGGAGGCAACTCCGGCGGCGGCGGTGGCCGCAAACGGAAGAGCAAGGGCGGAAACGGCACGGCAGCTTTTGTCCGGAAGAAGAAAAAGTAA